A window of the Choristoneura fumiferana chromosome 30, NRCan_CFum_1, whole genome shotgun sequence genome harbors these coding sequences:
- the LOC141444623 gene encoding uncharacterized protein, whose translation MNNSYYKYCIVPECKNTTLKTPDKLFIYVPNNKKVRKQWLTLAGRSDADDLSTVSRMYFCEDHFDLPNDMVNYMEYYIMGKVSQVRLKAGCTPKKFVCQGDGRKRTGSTKRTNKKAKKQKTIAECPDESKQEVRTDIIKVEVEVEVEEISCEQTADVTNGTAVEQNTRDKAVQTELELRPTTDLNVEKKIENNPQLHIGAPIRFYYLIDIIKNELNIPKHHLLLCLNKIRLNCKAKRLTDDYGMSPSCISELLFGKIPLIATMLQPFIVAIDRDIKRTVPLPFRQKCNNISCIIQCLEIDIQKPLKTTHQAQTWSNSKKAYTVKYLISCTPNGLVNYISPGFGGGTTDTRLVELCDFPKKLKSGTCIMADKGFENLEQYLNKSSVTLVRAPSGTTVCKSEGIISKQIANLRTYVERVQRCLIEFRMLKPRTGLHFKYVKILDDIVTIACAFINLQCELYDSYLSKVVTLSLNNASTDD comes from the exons ATGAATAACTCCTATTACAAGTACTGTATAGTGCCTGAGTGCAAAAATACAACTTTAAAAACACCAgacaaattgtttatttatgtgccaaataataaaaaagtgcgAAAACAATGGCTAACGCTTGCAGGAAGGTCTGATGCCGATGATTTATCGACAGTTTCACGAATGTATTTTTGCGAAGATCATTTTGAT TTACCAAATGACATGGTAAATTATATGGAGTATTATATCATGGGGAAAGTGTCACAGGTGCGCTTGAAAGCAGGCTGTACTCCAAAAAAATTTGTATGTCAAGGAGATGGGAGAAAACGGACGGGCAGTACAAAAAGAACGAACAAGAaagcaaaaaaacaaaagacgataGCCGAGTGTCCTGATGAATCAAAACAag aagTTCGAACAGATATAATAAAGGTCGAGGTGGAGGTGGAGGTGGAAGAAATATCTTGTGAGCAGACAGCAGATGTAACTAATGGTACAGCTGTAGAACAAAACACCAGAGACAAAGCTGTCCAGACCGAATTGGAATTGAGACCGACCACAGATTtgaatgtagaaaaaaaaattgagaacaACCCTCAATTACACATTGGTGCTCCAATTCGTTTTTACTACTTAAttgatataattaaaaatgaattaaatatcCCCAAACATCATTTACTGCTCTGTTTAAATAAGATAAGATTAAATTGTAAGGCAAAACGACTGACAGATGATTATGGGATGTCCCCATCTTGTATAAGCGAGTTGTTATTTGGAAAAATACCGTTAATAGCCACTATGCTCCAACCTTTCATTGTGGCGATAGACAGAGATATCAAAAGAACCGTACCTTTGCCATTCAGACAAAAATGTAACAATATAAGTTGCATAATTCAGTGCCTTGAAATTGACATACAAAAGCCGTTGAAGACAACACATCAAGCTCAAACATGGTCCAATTCCAAAAAAGCTTAtacagtaaaatatttaatatcctGTACACCAAACGGATTGGTGAACTATATTTCTCCTGGATTTGGAGGCGGAACTACTGACACACGTTTGGTGGAACTATGTGATTTCccgaagaaattaaaaagtggtaCATGTATTATGGCAGATAAGGGATTTGAAAATCTTGaacaatatctaaataaatcatCTGTTACATTAGTAAGAGCTCCAAGTGGTACAACAGTGTGTAAAAGTGAAGGAATAATATCTAAACAGATAGCCAATCTACGAACATATGTGGAACGAGTACAGCGGTGTTTAATTGAATTTCGTATGCTCAAACCACGTACAGGTCTTCATtttaaatatgttaaaattCTTGATGACATAGTTACTATAGCATGCGCATTTATTAATTTGCAATGTGAACTTTACGATAGTTATTTAAGTAAAGTTGTAACACTGTCTTTAAATAATGCTTCAACAGATGATTAG